ACTTTTTAACTCGACAATATTTGTTTTAGGCTGTGGCAATAGATGTTAAAACACGAACTGTGACCTTTGAAGATGGCGTGACGATGGAGTACAGGAACCTCTTTATTGCTACAGGAAGCAAGTAAGGAAAACACTTATTTCACAATCAAGCAgctaattataaataataaagcgACACCTTATTTGCTTTCATGTCCCGCCATAAAGACCTAAACCAATGAACTACAAAGGCAAAGACGTCAAAAACGTGTTTCACCTCAGGACGCCTGACGATGCTAACAGCATAGCAAGGCTGGCCAACAACAAGAATGCTGTGATTGTGGGAACATCATTTATTGGTGaggaaaatacaaatttataaaCATGTCTGTGGTGATTAAGATGGGTGACAAATGAAACCACCAGAAACCACATTAGAAAAGGTACATCACAGTTACTAGTTGCAGGATCTGGGCATTGATTCAAAAGTTTCTTTAACTTACTGCAGGTATTGTGTTGACAAAGACATGATAAAAGCACATACATGCTGATGCAATATCTTGTATAAGTATTAATTAGGGTGGAGATTTATCATATTTATCAAACTCAGCTGACTTTGAGCTGACCTTGGCATGTCTCAAACAGTTACAGATTTATCTTTTAGCGTGATAAGTGAGAAACCTGGAAACTacaaatgtcatgtgttttttttctcattaaattGATTGATTCACTGACGCCTCATGtcctttttctttaatttaactACTGCATATATTAATTGTGTGCTGCTTTTGTGGATTTGGCAGGTATGGAGGTGGCTGCAGCTCTAACTGACAAGGcccactctgtctctgtcattgGGATTGAGTCAGTCACCTTCAAAAAAGCCCTCGGGGAGAAAGTAGGGAAAGCCATAATGAAGGTGAGTTCACTCCTGGGAAagtttgcttttaattaaaatgcaaatcgTGTTTTTCTGGCCAGTACTGCAGCAACCACAAATTCTCTCATTAGCAGTCACTGCTCACGCAGGGCGTGTGTTTACTAAACCTttggtgtgtgttgtgtttgcagctATTTGAGGCAAACAGGGTGAAGTTCTACATGCTGAATGAGGTGTCGGAGATGATTGGCCATCATGGACAGGTattcagagaaaaacagcatgaCATGATGCTCGAAAGCACCTTCCTATCCGTTTTAAACTCTGATGATAGAACATTAGATAGGAGACAGAAAACTATTAACAGCAAACTAACTAAAATAGCATTAAACACACTGTGTCAACTTATGACAGCATTAAATGGCTACAGTACAAATTCACTTTCCATTTTGAGGCTGTTTGAAATGTCTCCGTATTACTATGCCCTGCACTAGACAGTCAGTAGTTTACTGTTTAAATGAGCAGTACCAAGGACACTACTGTTTGTCCCTTTGGGTTTTCATGGTATGACTGTGGGGCATAAGTCACACTAAGATTTTGGACATAAAATTGTTGAGACTAAATTTAGTGTACTGTATACTAGGTAGgatgtgattttgtttgtatgtttgtatgttttcaggGCCTTTAAGAATGATCTCCATTTTGTGTTCAACAACTTAGAGAATGTGGAACCTGTTAATATATCGATTTACAGTCTAGTGCATGGACTGGacactttgtttttcctgttgcaCAGCTGAAAGAGGTGGTGCTGAAGAGTGGAAAAGTCCTGCGGGCAGACGTGTGCGTCATCAGCACAGGTGATGTCAAACATGATGTAAAAAGCACCTTCTTTAAAATCTGTCCACAAAACAGTTATAGCAGATGACTAAACTTGTTTtggattatttttatgttacGTTCTCCTCCAACTGCAGGAAGTGTTCCTGCAACAGACTTcctaaaacaaagcagcatccACATGGACACCAAGGGCTTCATCACAGTCAACAAGGTATTCTGGAAAGTTTTCTAGACAACAGAAAGTGCAACCTAAAATGTTGTTGTTCCATGTTGTTCATTTGCTCCTCTGAACATCCTCCTAGATGATGCAGACTAACTGTGACGGGGTGTTTGCTGGAGGAGATGTGGTGGTGTTTCCTTTCCCACCACGCAACAACAAGAAGGTGAACATCCCTCACTGGCAAATGGCTCACGTTCACGGTCAGTGTTTTAGCTTCATGTTGACTGCAGTGTACAGCACACAGTAACAAGGTGACGCTTAAAGACAAGcatgtaaatattttgtgttttcaaacatGCTTACAGGAAGGGTTGCAGCTCTCAGCATGATGGGCAGAGCCATGGAGATCAAATCTGTGCCTTACTTCTGGTCAGCCATGTTTGGAAAGACCATACGCTATGCAGGTATGTCTGCTTTTCATCCACCTGTATTTTGTCTTTGATATTTTGTAAGTGTTATGAAACAGACATGCCGTTAAGAGCAATACTGTATCTGAAGAGGCAAAATTAACTGATCTTTGCTGTGAATTGTAGTTACGACACTGCCATCTAGCTGTTCACCTAAATGTATAAGCCTGAGTCTGAGAATTAAGCACAAATTCGTTTCTCCATTGTTTATATAGGTTATGGTGATGGatttgatgatgtcattataCAAGGAGATTTGGATGACCTGAGATTTGTAGCATTTTACACCAGGTAACAATGTattctttttaataatgatCTTAATGAAGCTGtattttaactgtgttttctaagtgtatttgtaaaataatttcatatttatgtttatgtttaaatgatagcttcttaatttttctttcatctaTAGAGGTGAGGAAGTAGTAGCAGTTGCCAGCATGAACTATGATCCCATTGTATCCCGAGTGGCAGAGGTCTTAGGATCTGGAAAGATGATCAGGAAACGAGATGTGGAGTAAGTCTCCTTCCAAGATTTAAATCTGGCCATGGTTAAAAAAGCTGTTACTTCAATTTCTTTAGGTTTCTCTGGTTTgtagtgtaaagaaaaaaatgaatgttatcGAGCTGTCAGAAAACACTTCAGGTTGTGGAGCTTGTGACTTCATTCACATGGATTAGTAGTATTATCCAAGTCAAACTAGTTGGCTTATTGTGAAAGCATGTCAGAGTACAGCACTACtgagctgttgttgttttgcatgCTACATGCTACATTTTAATATGTGTGGgggaataaagtaaatttagtcatatggttagataattggcaaacagtcaaccaagatgggcttattgaagaggtcacaaagaggacaagaagtcacagggtgtGCCGTGTTTAGAGGAATGCTTAagatcacagcaggcactttgttgttacaaggccaaATCAACGTAGATAGTGaatcctggggtcacaagatctacaaaaAGATGCAATGAAAAGGGTTTTACTGCTTCtcaactgacatcttcagataacctagatagggacaagagtgatgactgtcaactgcatgcacctggtttctttagtcatgttttgtgagggtggttcctttcttgggtttgagtataaatagaaggggtttgagagatacaagtcagaaacaacactcaacatccatgtgttcttctccatgccggcatgtattaaactgagatggttcatgaCGCTGacttctgtctacaattcttccaagaggaaaatttctatcacatATGTTTAATAGTTTAATATGTTCCTTACAATTTATGTACatattaaattaatgttaaatgacataattaatttatattaaattacataaataacatttatgtaatttaaaacaaactattgGGTAAATAATAGACAAAGTTTGTGGACAGGGCTTTTCGTGCCCAGTAAATTGTTCCATTGCTGCAACACATTGCTGGtaactttactttaaatgttttatcacaactgttaatattattataattaatttttatatctatttatatctgtctttcatttctaataatgcaaacaaaaaactcaaGGATGTTATCACGCCTGGGCAAGTACGGACAAATATAAGCTTTTCCTTTTTGCCCCTTATTTCACTCATAATCGCCACTTGGAGTTTGAACTTACCAAAACTTGCTTCTGTAGGTgtataattacagttttttccattttaggACTGGAGACATTTCTTGGCTGATCGACAAAGGCTCTCAATGACATCACATCTGAAGGTCCCAAAGGACAGTCCACAGGCTACCTTAATATGGACACTTATGGTGCTGAGACACTGAGCAGCTATCCCACTGTGGACAcatactcacaaacacaaacacactgaggaCAGGACTGTGTCTGTTTGAGACGCAATTCCCTGAAGATGACACTGAAACTTGCTTTTGTTCCTGAAAGACTCTTGATGACAAACACATGACCTGCTTACTCTGAATCACTGTGTTGTCATATTTCACAACAAAGCAATATTGGATTCAGCTTTTGTGCTGCTGCAAATTTAACTACCTGTACACTTTGTTTATAAGAAGCCAGGGAAGggctttgacattttctttgtacAAATAATATTGTATATAGCTATAATCCTAAATGCACAGTAACAGAATAAGAACATATAATTTGAACAgaattttttaaagttttaaatagcAGATTTGGTTGTACGCTTGAATGCAGACCATAGATCTGTGGTATCACCTACTATAATATAAATAGAAATTACATCCCAGGACAGAAATATTTCCAATTAGATGCATTAGGAAACAAAGCTTAAATCTCCCAACAATGCATAATTACTTCAGGAGAATCCTGTTTGCAGCTTTACatgacacattaacacacacatgcatgtttaatttgttataAATTACTATGTTTAGGATGACAGCGTACCTCTCCTTATTGGTTGCCTTGCCAGTAGACTGCACAACTGAAATTCTAATCATAGTCTGATTACACACTAGTGCTTGCAAAATATAGTTATGTATTTTCTAACAAACAGATATTTCCCCTTTAGGAAATCAGTAGTATCTTAGTTTTCACTTACATAGGGACATTATTTGTTACTAACTCAGGGAACTGAGGTCTGTGGCCTGGGCTTACTGGGGTAACATCTGCAAGCAGAGAGAAATGTGTTGCCTAATTTCTTTCTCccagttattgtaaattcactTGCTCCATAACTGTCTTTCAGaaatgtttgcagtgttttgtgGATATTAAAAAGATGCTTGATTACATCCTGATGTGTTGAGAATCCCAAAATACTTGAGCCCTGACACACAAGTTAACATATGCATCAGTCTTCCTACAGACAAGCCTGGGTGGCATTTTTATAAGtaaactttgaaataaaagtcTTACAACAGTGCTGGCTTAGTGTATTATGGAATCAATCAACATTTTGTATGCCTGATTGgtaaatgttttcatctgttgttttgatgtccattttttttaccttaaaaacaagtgaaacagTAAATAGTCAGTGCAGTAGAAGTaagtataaaatgtttaatgtatttCAAGGAAGTGACAGAGCTTAGTTTGGTGGTTTCATTCTTTCAGTCGGgttaactttaaaatatttctgcatttccaaaatgttttccaaaataGACGAGTTCCCACACAAATTTCACAAATGTATACATGAAACATCTCATAAAACATTGATCATTCAACAATGAGTATAACTGGGTAGCATctaacacacacaatacaaagaGACATCGTTTACAATTATATTGCAAACAGCCCGTTTAGGTTTTCTACAAAATTTAGAGTAAAAAGTAGGGATGCAACAATCTAACTCCCTACACTGGTTCTGACACTTCATCTTTTGCTCTCTAGATACCTTTTAACCATCTAAGTGTTCTTGTTGTGACATCTGTGACACCGAGACCATTTATCTAAGGTAGCATGAGGGCAGTGACTGCAGTGGTACCAGATACCAGCGGAATAATGTATAGTGATATTATATTGTGGATTGATTAAGCATTGCCTaattatgtcatttaaaaagtcaGTCACCAGCCCTGACATTGATCTAGAGTAGAGAATCAGATGGGTGCATCCCTATTGAGAAGCACCTGTTGAGAATAATAAATATATCTTCCAACATCAGAGTGAAGCTTTACATGGTGTTTTAACCCTGCAACAGGGTAAATGGATCTATGGACAATATAAAGGAGTTACGGTTCATTAACACAGCTGGGAGACACACATTTGTGCAGTGACTTTAATTCTTGCTGggttattacagtttttctcaacTGCTAAGATGCGTTTAACAAAACTGCTATCcacttgatcttcatcatcaccttctaAGCACTAAAAATCTCCAAATGTTTTAACACCACCATTAGCtttacacagtttttacatcctttttcaAAACCGTTAACATACATTTCaagtgtttttcaaaatgtatattaCTGTCCTATTATTATATTACCTACTTGTATTCactgtgtaaaaaaagaaaaacacatttacagctgaTAGAAATGACTTGCAAAATTCTGAATCAGGTGTGCAACCTGCACACAATTCTTAAATCAGCAAATCAGCTCTAACTCCTCTATAAAAGATaccaaaatgtgttgttttgaacAGTGAGCTTCTGTTTTGGCCTGTGTGTTAacttttttgaaaatgcaaCTTCAGACTGGACACAAGTGTGTATGCATATgaggaaaaactgtaaaagtactTCTTAATCAGAGTCATTAGTCGTGACTGAGGTTTATGTAAAAACTACATGACAGGaataaatacacaacacaaCTAAATGAATGTGGGAGAGATTCTGTGAAGTAGGGAGCAAAGTTGCAGCCTAAACTCATATTGACTGcactaaataaaaattcaacaaATGCCTGACTATAATGCCCGAGTATTATCACAGCAAAGGTTATTGTATTGCAAAAAGAGTATTGTattgcaaaaaaacacattcttgtcatatttaaacacaataagGCAGACTTCATGAGAGTGCAGTGAGATCTGGGGACCATGACTACATAGGGacttcaaaaataatttttgcctGTTACTCAAGTTATTCAATAAGAAATTACGAAAAAGTCCATTTGTAAACACTTTACTATACCAAATGTAAATATTCACATTATTGTTTGCAATTTGTTCTATAAAATAACTACAAATCACAGCTTCCCTAGTAATTAATAATAAGGCACTTCTGAGATATTAACTCTTGAGATGATTCAGATGTTGGCAGTGGTCTCTGTTCTTGATTATGGTGGATGATTTAAAAAGTCCCTTTGATTTTACTGAAAGATTTGTACTTCATCCTACCTGGGATCAGAGGTCATATTCTGCTGCACACTGCTGGAGGTACCATTCATACAATTTAGCCTGTGGAGCACAATCAGCTGTGTGAGTCTGacaaaactttacaaataaaatttgacaaaaacatttaatttgaaatgacatTGATATTTTTTGATGGCCACTTGTGAGCCACAAACCAAGCTAAATCtaaactaactttttttttaagaccttGTAAAGTTACTTTGCCAAAAGCAAATAGCTGAACAATGCTAAAAGTCACAATTGAAGGGAagatatttctctgtgtgttgctACTGATGATAAATTACGCATACAGTAGCAATTGAACTacttgttaatttaaaaaaaatttattccTCCAGCTTTAATGTTTccacactccaaagaaaaacaactccgAAGACCTGACATTATGGCAGACAAACCTTCTTGGTTTTGATGATATCTCGGATATAATCACTGTACTCAGCCAATGTccccttctctttcttcatcAGAGTTTTATTCCTTCTGCTgtcagtgaaaaaacaaatttaactcATGAGTTTATACAAATGTAAGATTGTATGtactttaaacatttctctCTGGCTTTTGGTTaattatgttaaatattaatgtgtttattttaaggGATCTGGTTCCAATATAGACTAAATGAGCAGCTtagttattttcattattgattaatgaccattcatttaatttatgattTGTTTGGTAACATTTCTTAAACTTCTGTAAACAGTACCCATCAGAAAATCCTAAACTCCGAGAtaaatcttttgttttggcCAATCATCAGTCGAAAAACCCAGATTATATCCAGAACAAGTCCAAAACATCCAAATAAGTGCTGTTGACCATGACTTGTTGCACTTACcctgaaaaatgttttgctagAAAAAGCAGGAGGTAGCAAAAAGCACcaaaaatgatcacaaacacTACTTGTCCGTCTTCTGGTATCCAGTCCCATAAAAACATCACTATTCCCTGAGAGACAGGTTAAATAGACAGACAGAGTTAGAAAGAAATATAAACTTTAAGTAAAAActactgaataaaatattatttaattgcATATATGTCACATCAACTGTTACTTCCCTCATCACTATCTGAGAATTGAATCGTGTCAACTGAACTATTTTCTTCTcggttagaaatgtttcactacAAACCAAACAACGGTTGGTTCAATCCTTTAATAACCAAACTTGGATGAATGAGAATCTTCACCAACAACATGCCTCTGtaaaaaatacactgtaaaaatatcCCCTTCATGACTCTCGGAACTTACTGTGCACACAGTGAGAGCTTGAGCTGGTCCTTCACCAAAAAGCTCATCCAGCTGCTCTTTGGAGAAAGTGTTCACTATGAAACTGAGGATGAAGAGGGCGGGAAGGAAAACACCCAGAGCCCCACACAAGAATGAGTAAAGACGAACGCTTCTGTTGTAAGTCACATCAGCCCTGTATGTACACATAGAGATCCAGCTGTTGTTGTGCATCACAGTAAATTACCTTTAACAATAACTCagacacagttacacacatgtGCAGTATATTCA
This window of the Channa argus isolate prfri chromosome 11, Channa argus male v1.0, whole genome shotgun sequence genome carries:
- the LOC137136388 gene encoding apoptosis-inducing factor 3 isoform X1, whose product is MGGCFSKPKPVEVKVELSLLEKEKELDGLSPNGKASPFADCRPNGALGHGSDDDSAQLPLYHKPRDYVEASVCHVKDLENGQMREVDLGSGRALLIKEHGEFSALGHKCPHYGAPLVKGVLSKGHVRCPWHGACFNIATGDIEDFPGLDSLPTFQVRVEKDKVIIRANKQALQSQKRSKPMARCSAVLNSTTGFSHVVIIGSGPAGLVCAETLRQEGFTDRIVMCTMDIHPPYDRPKLSKSLDSTAEQLRLRSTDFLQDHDIELFTDKEAVAIDVKTRTVTFEDGVTMEYRNLFIATGSKPKPMNYKGKDVKNVFHLRTPDDANSIARLANNKNAVIVGTSFIGMEVAAALTDKAHSVSVIGIESVTFKKALGEKVGKAIMKLFEANRVKFYMLNEVSEMIGHHGQLKEVVLKSGKVLRADVCVISTGSVPATDFLKQSSIHMDTKGFITVNKMMQTNCDGVFAGGDVVVFPFPPRNNKKVNIPHWQMAHVHGRVAALSMMGRAMEIKSVPYFWSAMFGKTIRYAGYGDGFDDVIIQGDLDDLRFVAFYTRGEEVVAVASMNYDPIVSRVAEVLGSGKMIRKRDVEMLSRLGKTGDISWLIDKGSQ
- the LOC137136388 gene encoding apoptosis-inducing factor 3 isoform X3 gives rise to the protein MREVDLGSGRALLIKEHGEFSALGHKCPHYGAPLVKGVLSKGHVRCPWHGACFNIATGDIEDFPGLDSLPTFQVRVEKDKVIIRANKQALQSQKRSKPMARCSAVLNSTTGFSHVVIIGSGPAGLVCAETLRQEGFTDRIVMCTMDIHPPYDRPKLSKSLDSTAEQLRLRSTDFLQDHDIELFTDKEAVAIDVKTRTVTFEDGVTMEYRNLFIATGSKPKPMNYKGKDVKNVFHLRTPDDANSIARLANNKNAVIVGTSFIGMEVAAALTDKAHSVSVIGIESVTFKKALGEKVGKAIMKLFEANRVKFYMLNEVSEMIGHHGQLKEVVLKSGKVLRADVCVISTGSVPATDFLKQSSIHMDTKGFITVNKMMQTNCDGVFAGGDVVVFPFPPRNNKKVNIPHWQMAHVHGRVAALSMMGRAMEIKSVPYFWSAMFGKTIRYAGYGDGFDDVIIQGDLDDLRFVAFYTRGEEVVAVASMNYDPIVSRVAEVLGSGKMIRKRDVEMLSRLGKTGDISWLIDKGSQ
- the LOC137136388 gene encoding apoptosis-inducing factor 3 isoform X2, with the protein product MGGCFSKPKPVEVKVELSLLEKEKELDGLSPNGKASPFADCRPNGALGHGSDDDSAQLPLYHKPRDYVEASVCHVKDLENGQMREVDLGSGRALLIKEHGEFSALGHKCPHYGAPLVKGVLSKGHVRCPWHGACFNIATGDIEDFPGLDSLPTFQVRVEKDKVIIRANKQALQSQKRSKPMARCSAVLNSTTGFSHVVIIGSGPAGLVCAETLRQEGFTDRIVMCTMDIHPPYDRPKLSKSLDSTAEQLRLRSTDFLQDHDIELFTDKEAVAIDVKTRTVTFEDGVTMEYRNLFIATGSKPKPMNYKGKDVKNVFHLRTPDDANSIARLANNKNAVIVGTSFIGMEVAAALTDKAHSVSVIGIESVTFKKALGEKVGKAIMKLFEANRVKFYMLNEVSEMIGHHGQLKEVVLKSGKVLRADVCVISTGSVPATDFLKQSSIHMDTKGFITVNKMMQTNCDGVFAGGDVVVFPFPPRNNKKVNIPHWQMAHVHGRVAALSMMGRAMEIKSVPYFWSAMFGKTIRYAGYGDGFDDVIIQGDLDDLRFVAFYTRGEEVVAVASMNYDPIVSRVAEVLGSGKMIRKRDVETGDISWLIDKGSQ